The genomic stretch GGTCACATGCCAAGCTGCATTGCCAGGTATCTGCTACTGCCAGTACTTTACTTGATGCTCTGCTGCCCGTGAAACGTCATGAAGAACAGTGGCAGGTTCTCAAACTGGTCGGCCCACGCATCATAGCTATCCAGCTGGTCATCCAGTCGCTGCATGGCAAACTGAGTCAGCATGATCTTGGCCAGGCGGATGTTGCTGATCTCAAAGCTTCCCCACAAGGTGTTCACTCCTTGGGTGCAGAGGTCCAGGGTGCACTCGCTGATGAAGGTGGTCTTCCCGCTGCCTGTTGGACCTATTTGTGGGAGCAAGACAGCCACTTAGGACACACCCAGACTGCAGATGGCTCCCACTTGAGTAATGGCATGATGCGACAGAGGGGCGCCCCAACAAGAGGTAGACAAGGCTGTATACAAGTTAtaaaacatggaacattacagcacagtacacgcCCTTCGCTCCTTGATGTTGTGTTAACCTAAATATGgctgccaaaaaaaaaatgctaaacccttcctactttgtcaacctctctttttctttcatccatgtgcctgtctcttaagtggctccaccaccacccctgacaaggtattccaggtacccacaattcTGTGTGGAAAAACATACTCCTAATGTCTCCCTAAACTTacctccattcactttgtacatatatcctctggtatttgctactcttgccctgggaaaatgtTGCTATCtaccctatcgatgcctctcacaATCTCCATTAAGTCACgtctcatctttctttgctccaaagagaaaagtcccaactttgctaaccttgcctcacaagactcaTTTtctaatcctggtaaatctcctctgcaccctctccatagctttcacatccttcctaaaatgtgaccgaaactgaacacaatagtgaGTGTactttcaccagagatttgtcgaggtccaacatgacctctcgactcttgaactcccgACTGATGAAGCCCAGTATCTCATcgaccttaactatcctatcaacctgtgcagcgaccttgagagatgtatggagggGAATAGATAAGGTGATTAGTCAGTCTTTTTCACAGGGTAGGGGAGACCAAAGGTTTAAAATGAGAGGGAAAAGAATTAAAAGAGACCcaggggcaactttttccactTAGGGTGATGTAGAACTAGATGTAAATTTCATCACTGGCACTAGCCACTCCAAGTCAGAAGATTGCAGGTCTCTTCTGAAGGAGTGCATTgtacaaatgtactggagaaactcagcagtcacacATCAATTGGAAGTGAAGGGTAACGAACGCTTCAGGCATGATCCCTCTGTCAAGGcaagagcaaaaagcaggcagttgcctgaattaaaaggaggGGAGGCAATgtggaaggaaggggcagggggaggagcagtctCACAAGTAGGAGGTCACAGGTGGTTActggtgggagaaaaaaaaatatgaaaagggGAGAGGATAGCTCCCTGAGTGGAGGGGGAAAGAAtggggacctgaaagaaagagggttgTGGAAAGAAGGACTCGGGGGAGGGGTTTTAAAGAAATTGGAAGATCGAATGAGGGAGTGCCATCTTTTGGCTGAGGGCATCACAGTTAACACAGCAGCAGCGACCTGGGTTGGAATCCAGCgctgtttgcaaggagtttgtgcgttctgtgtggatttcctctggtttcctcacactcttcaaaaatgtatgtgGGATTGTAGGTTATCTGGGTAGCATGGgtccatgggccagaagagcctgttactatactgtccatccaaatttaaaatttaaaaatgttaagctCTCTCTTTCAGATGCATGCAAAACATACCATCACTTCAAACCATCCTCAATAATATTATGGCCAGCATTCATGCTTTAACTGAGTCAGGAAACAGTCTAACTTTAGGAGCTTTGCAGTATGCAGTGGACAGCTGTGTTTCCTGCTTACACCAGCTGCGAAGAGCATTGGAATGGTTTGAAATAGAAACAAATGGCATTACAGATTTGCAAGCCTCTCTTTAATTCCGTCATGGGATGTGGCAGTACTCACAAGGCCAGCATTGACTTCATGAACATGCCATCCTCAGGACAAGGGCACTAGCTGTGGCAATGAACTGACTCAGCAACTCCCAAAACTCCTGACAACTTTGAACTGGAAAGCTTCCGCAAACAAAATGAGATCAATGACTAGTTGATGTGAGCGCCGTGTTCGGAGACTAGAGGACACATTACCCGTGAAGACTGTCAGCTCCCCTTTGCGATGGCCTTTGAGAAGCTTGTTGAGATCAGGGAACCTCTGCCACTTGATGCCGGAGACCTGGTCTGCATTGGCCAGCTCTCCAAACACGTCGTCCCGGAGCTGGCGGAATGAGATGATGGACTTGTGACTGGCCGGAACGGCGCCCTTCACGATCTTCCCCAGGTTGAGACCCGCAGCTAGGGCCTCTAGGGGACAGGGCTGTCCGTCACCAGGACGCACCAGAGAACACCGCCTGACGTTGAGCTTGCGGGCGAAAATTTTGGAAGCCTCCCAGGAGAGGAGGTCATCACCCAGCCACAGTACCACCTTCCGGAACTGCTCCAggtaggggaggagggcaggaggCAGGCAGCTGACTCCCCGCGGCAAGGAGGCACAAGGCAGACCTGTGGCCTGGGCCACGGCCAGGCAATCAAGCTCCTTGCTGGTTAGGACCAGGGTGGTATCCTTCCTCATCAGAAGGTGGATCCCAAAGAGGTTATTGTAATTGTTGAGCTTAGGCAGAGGCGAAGCGACGTATGTGACCCGGTCGCCATCCTGTTCTGCCGAAAGCAGCTTTAACCCTTTCAAAGTCGAGTCTCTCCAACTGAACCAGGGGAATACCAAGCTCTTGGTAGGCTTGAAGTACTTCACGCACAGATTTTTCAGAGTCTGGTTGGTAATTTTTGAAATGCCAAACATGGCTTTAACCAGTTGGACTTCCTCTTCCTCCACGTTAGAAAAGGCCATGGCTTTATTCCAGATCTGTTGCACCTCCTTCAGGTCCATCTCCTGTGCACTGAGCTCCCAGTCACTCTCTGGTACCTTCAACACAACATCAGGGCCCAGGTTATCTCGCCCTTCCTTCCGCATCACTTCCAGACAGTCTTGGAAGTCCTCCCAGCTGCCTTCCAGCAGGGTGTCCTTGCACAGGAACTGGCCGGTGGTCTTGTCAATGAAGAGGGAAAAGTTCCCCTTCTCCGCATCAAACACTTTGCCCACAAACA from Narcine bancroftii isolate sNarBan1 chromosome 10, sNarBan1.hap1, whole genome shotgun sequence encodes the following:
- the twnk gene encoding twinkle mtDNA helicase isoform X2, which codes for MLCLCHRACQIVSRLAGGLWPSLRCCPRAEFEGSWWAGPQGLLKWQNAWWATASFSTASLLCFRIQGHLEGKSSKADLDPTVSPVTVTEIRHYLRAKGIPFYDGYSCLHVPSLFVGKVFDAEKGNFSLFIDKTTGQFLCKDTLLEGSWEDFQDCLEVMRKEGRDNLGPDVVLKVPESDWELSAQEMDLKEVQQIWNKAMAFSNVEEEEVQLVKAMFGISKITNQTLKNLCVKYFKPTKSLVFPWFSWRDSTLKGLKLLSAEQDGDRVTYVASPLPKLNNYNNLFGIHLLMRKDTTLVLTSKELDCLAVAQATGLPCASLPRGVSCLPPALLPYLEQFRKVVLWLGDDLLSWEASKIFARKLNVRRCSLVRPGDGQPCPLEALAAGLNLGKIVKGAVPASHKSIISFRQLRDDVFGELANADQVSGIKWQRFPDLNKLLKGHRKGELTVFTGPTGSGKTTFISECTLDLCTQGVNTLWGSFEISNIRLAKIMLTQFAMQRLDDQLDSYDAWADQFENLPLFFMTFHGQQSIKSVIDTMQHAVYMYDITHIIIDNLQFMMGQEFLTVDKFSAQDYIIGMFRKFATDNSCHVTLVIHPRKQEDDKELQTASIFGTAKASQEADNILILQDKKLVSGQGKRYLQVVKNRFDGDLGIFPLEFNKASLTFSPVKSKAKLRKVKEGEEEGGGAKSTWY
- the twnk gene encoding twinkle mtDNA helicase isoform X3; amino-acid sequence: MLCLCHRACQIVSRLAGGLWPSLRCCPRAEFEGSWWAGPQGLLKWQNAWWATASFSTASLLCFRIQGHLEGKSSKADLDPTVSPVTVTEIRHYLRAKGIPFYDGYSCLHVPSLFVGKVFDAEKGNFSLFIDKTTGQFLCKDTLLEGSWEDFQDCLEVMRKEGRDNLGPDVVLKVPESDWELSAQEMDLKEVQQIWNKAMAFSNVEEEEVQLVKAMFGISKITNQTLKNLCVKYFKPTKSLVFPWFSWRDSTLKGLKLLSAEQDGDRVTYVASPLPKLNNYNNLFGIHLLMRKDTTLVLTSKELDCLAVAQATGLPCASLPRGVSCLPPALLPYLEQFRKVVLWLGDDLLSWEASKIFARKLNVRRCSLVRPGDGQPCPLEALAAGLNLGKIVKGAVPASHKSIISFRQLRDDVFGELANADQVSGIKWQRFPDLNKLLKGHRKGELTVFTGPTGSGKTTFISECTLDLCTQGVNTLWGSFEISNIRLAKIMLTQFAMQRLDDQLDSYDAWADQFENLPLFFMTFHGQQSIKSVIDTMQHAVYMYDITHIIIDNLQFMMGQEFLTVDKFSAQDYIIGMFRKFATDNSCHVTLVIHPRKQEDDKELQTASIFGTAKASQEADNILILQDKKLVSGQGKRYLQVVKNRFDGDLGIFPLEFNKASLTFSPVKSKAKLRKVVLNQHGID
- the twnk gene encoding twinkle mtDNA helicase isoform X1 encodes the protein MLCLCHRACQIVSRLAGGLWPSLRCCPRAEFEGSWWAGPQGLLKWQNAWWATASFSTASLLCFRIQGHLEGKSSKADLDPTVSPVTVTEIRHYLRAKGIPFYDGYSCLHVPSLFVGKVFDAEKGNFSLFIDKTTGQFLCKDTLLEGSWEDFQDCLEVMRKEGRDNLGPDVVLKVPESDWELSAQEMDLKEVQQIWNKAMAFSNVEEEEVQLVKAMFGISKITNQTLKNLCVKYFKPTKSLVFPWFSWRDSTLKGLKLLSAEQDGDRVTYVASPLPKLNNYNNLFGIHLLMRKDTTLVLTSKELDCLAVAQATGLPCASLPRGVSCLPPALLPYLEQFRKVVLWLGDDLLSWEASKIFARKLNVRRCSLVRPGDGQPCPLEALAAGLNLGKIVKGAVPASHKSIISFRQLRDDVFGELANADQVSGIKWQRFPDLNKLLKGHRKGELTVFTGPTGSGKTTFISECTLDLCTQGVNTLWGSFEISNIRLAKIMLTQFAMQRLDDQLDSYDAWADQFENLPLFFMTFHGQQSIKSVIDTMQHAVYMYDITHIIIDNLQFMMGQEFLTVDKFSAQDYIIGMFRKFATDNSCHVTLVIHPRKQEDDKELQTASIFGTAKASQEADNILILQDKKLVSGQGKRYLQVVKNRFDGDLGIFPLEFNKASLTFSPVKSKAKLRKVKEGEEEGGETAFATKPGKSAKPKEKK
- the twnk gene encoding twinkle mtDNA helicase isoform X4; the protein is MLCLCHRACQIVSRLAGGLWPSLRCCPRAEFEGSWWAGPQGLLKWQNAWWATASFSTASLLCFRIQGHLEGKSSKADLDPTVSPVTVTEIRHYLRAKGIPFYDGYSCLHVPSLFVGKVFDAEKGNFSLFIDKTTGQFLCKDTLLEGSWEDFQDCLEVMRKEGRDNLGPDVVLKVPESDWELSAQEMDLKEVQQIWNKAMAFSNVEEEEVQLVKAMFGISKITNQTLKNLCVKYFKPTKSLVFPWFSWRDSTLKGLKLLSAEQDGDRVTYVASPLPKLNNYNNLFGIHLLMRKDTTLVLTSKELDCLAVAQATGLPCASLPRGVSCLPPALLPYLEQFRKVVLWLGDDLLSWEASKIFARKLNVRRCSLVRPGDGQPCPLEALAAGLNLGKIVKGAVPASHKSIISFRQLRDDVFGELANADQVSGIKWQRFPDLNKLLKGHRKGELTVFTGPTGSGKTTFISECTLDLCTQGVNTLWGSFEISNIRLAKIMLTQFAMQRLDDQLDSYDAWADQFENLPLFFMTFHGQQSIKSVIDTMQHAVYMYDITHIIIDNLQFMMGQEFLTVDK